One window of the Anopheles cruzii chromosome 2, idAnoCruzAS_RS32_06, whole genome shotgun sequence genome contains the following:
- the LOC128267719 gene encoding ficolin-1-like has translation MKALAGCFVLFVVWCGRVGAGNLTGFSYELLASRLDFIQGLQGDLLAYTNQTAVQLERLTPLMQKFLLQPSIAQPLAARSLETLASSCRNVPSRVSGLYRIDPNYPFQEPMTVYCDQQYEGGGWTIIQRRRDGSVNFMRDWDNYKRGFGTLHGEFWLGLDNIYRLTNVAPHELAIELEDFDGARATARYDLFRIGAESIKYAMTDLGSCVSCSAGDSLRIHLNESFSTYDKDNSKATFNCAASFKGAWWFYKCHRSHLNGEYLRGKLPESMDSRGLMWMDFRGDKYSLKSTTMMIRPRARK, from the exons ATGAAAGCTCTCGCAGGTTGTTTCGTGCTGTTCGTGGTGTGGTGCGGCCGTGTTGGTGCCGGAAATTTGACCGGATTCAGTTACGAGCTGCTGGCGTCCCGACTGGACTTCATCCAGGGTCTTCAGGGGGATCTGTTGGCCTATACCAACCAAACGGCCGTCCAGCTGGAACGTTTAACTCCTCTTATGCAGAAGTTTCTACTGCAACCGTCAATAGCACAACCGTTAGCAGCACGGTCATTGGAAACACTGGCATCTTCCTGTCGGAATGTGCCGTCCAGAGTGTCGGGACTGTACCGCATTGATCCGAACTATCCGTTCCAGGAGCCGATGACGGTTTATTGCGATCAGCAGTACGAAGGTGGTGGCTGGACCATCATACAGCGCCGAAGGGATGGATCGGTGAACTTTATGCGTGACTGGGACAACTACAAGCGCGGCTTCGGGACCCTGCATGGCGAGTTCTGGCTAGGGCTGGACAATATCTACCGCCTAACGAATGTGGCTCCGCACGAACTGGCCATCGAGCTGGAAGACTTCGACGGTGCTCGagccacggcacggtacgaTCTGTTTCGGATCGGTGCGGAAAGTATCAAATACGCAATGACAGATCTCGGAAGCTGCGTCTCGTGTTCGGCCGGCGACTCGTTGCGTATTCATCTGAACGAAAGTTTCTCGACCTACGACAAAGACAACAGCAAGGCAACGTTCAATTGTGCCGCATCCTTCAAGGGCGCCTGGTGGTTCTACAAATGTCATCGCAG CCACCTCAACGGAGAGTACTTGCGAGGAAAGCTGCCAGAATCGATGGATTCGAGAGGACTGATGTGGATGGATTTCCGGGGAGATAAATATTCACTGAAATCCACCACGATGATGATTCGACCACGCGCGAGAAAGTGA